Proteins from a single region of Streptomyces spinoverrucosus:
- the zwf gene encoding glucose-6-phosphate dehydrogenase: MSSSNPLRDPADRRLPRIAGPSGLVIFGVTGDLSRKKLMPAVYDLANRGLLPPGFSLVGFARREWANEDFAEQVHEAVKEHARTPFREEVWQQLIQGMRFVQGTFDDDDAFERLRATIDELDKAQGTGGNFAFYLSVPPRSFPVVIQQLKKHGLADQTSGSWRRAVIEKPFGHDLKSAEQLNKVVHEVFAPDQVFRIDHYLGKETVQNILALRFANQMFEPIWNRSFVDHVQITMAEDIGIGGRAGYYDGIGAARDVIQNHLLQLLALTAMEEPASFDADALAAEKTKVLGAVKLPKDLGRDTVRGQYAAGWQGGAKVIGYLEEDGIDAKSKTDTYAAIKLEIDNRRWAGVPFYLRTGKRLGRRVTEIAVVFQRAPHSPFGVTATEELGQNAIVIRVQPDEGVTVRFGSKVPGTSMEIRDVSMDFAYGESFTESSPEAYERLILDVLLGDSNLFPRTEEVELSWKILDPIEDYWDGNGRPAQYPAGTWGPVEADQMLERDGRSWRRP, from the coding sequence TTGTCGAGCAGCAATCCGCTGCGTGACCCCGCAGACCGACGGCTCCCGCGTATCGCGGGGCCGTCGGGCCTGGTCATTTTCGGCGTCACGGGCGATTTGTCACGAAAGAAGCTGATGCCCGCGGTGTACGACCTCGCCAACCGGGGTCTGCTTCCGCCGGGCTTCTCGCTGGTCGGGTTCGCCCGCCGCGAGTGGGCCAACGAGGACTTCGCTGAGCAGGTCCACGAGGCCGTCAAGGAGCACGCCCGTACGCCGTTCCGGGAGGAGGTCTGGCAGCAGCTCATCCAGGGGATGCGCTTCGTCCAGGGCACCTTCGACGACGACGACGCCTTCGAGCGGCTGCGCGCCACGATCGACGAGCTGGACAAGGCGCAGGGCACGGGCGGCAACTTCGCCTTCTACCTCTCCGTGCCGCCGCGCTCGTTCCCGGTGGTCATCCAGCAGCTGAAGAAGCACGGGCTGGCCGACCAGACGAGCGGCTCGTGGCGCCGTGCGGTGATCGAGAAGCCGTTCGGTCACGACCTGAAGTCGGCCGAACAGCTGAACAAGGTCGTGCACGAGGTCTTCGCCCCGGACCAGGTCTTCCGCATCGACCACTACCTGGGCAAGGAGACCGTCCAGAACATCCTGGCGCTCCGCTTCGCCAACCAGATGTTCGAGCCGATCTGGAACCGGTCCTTCGTGGACCACGTACAGATCACCATGGCCGAGGACATCGGCATCGGCGGCCGGGCGGGTTACTACGACGGGATCGGCGCCGCCCGTGACGTCATCCAGAACCACCTGCTGCAGCTGCTCGCGCTGACTGCGATGGAGGAGCCCGCCTCCTTCGACGCGGACGCCCTGGCCGCGGAGAAGACCAAGGTGCTGGGCGCCGTGAAGCTGCCCAAGGACCTGGGCCGCGACACCGTGCGCGGACAGTACGCGGCGGGCTGGCAGGGCGGCGCGAAGGTCATCGGCTACCTCGAAGAGGACGGCATCGACGCCAAGTCGAAGACCGACACGTACGCCGCGATCAAGCTGGAGATCGACAACCGGCGATGGGCCGGGGTGCCGTTCTACCTGCGCACCGGCAAGCGCCTCGGCCGCCGCGTCACCGAGATCGCGGTGGTCTTCCAGCGCGCCCCGCACTCCCCCTTCGGCGTGACGGCCACCGAGGAGCTGGGCCAGAACGCGATCGTCATCCGCGTCCAGCCCGACGAGGGCGTCACCGTCCGCTTCGGCTCCAAGGTGCCGGGCACCTCGATGGAGATCCGGGACGTCTCCATGGACTTCGCGTACGGCGAGTCCTTCACGGAGTCCAGCCCGGAGGCGTACGAGCGGCTGATCCTGGACGTCCTGCTCGGCGACTCGAACCTCTTCCCGCGCACCGAGGAGGTCGAGCTGTCCTGGAAGATCCTCGACCCGATCGAGGACTACTGGGACGGCAACGGCAGGCCCGCGCAGTACCCGGCCGGAACGTGGGGGCCCGTCGAGGCGGACCAGATGCTCGAACGAGACGGACGGAGCTGGCGCCGGCCATGA
- the opcA gene encoding glucose-6-phosphate dehydrogenase assembly protein OpcA, translated as MKIDLTDTTASKINKALVQGRRAIGTPAVGMVLTLVIVTDEENAYDALKAANDASREHPSRTLVVIRRVSRTPRDRTQSRLDAEVRVGADAGTGETVILRLYGDVADHAQSVVLPLLLPDAPVVVWWPVNAPLDPANDPLGALAQRRVTDTYAAEQPVRELSARADTYTPGDTDLSWTRITPWRSMLAAALDQVVCEVRGVEVEGEEFNPSCELLAMWLADRLDVPVRRSLSAGPGLTAVRMDTDCGPITLDRADGSLATLSIQGQPDRAVALKRRETAELIAEELRRLDPDDTYASALRYGVDRLNASMSAAVALEEPPAKGEAEGHGDGDVVGDRAAAIPAPVETAAKAPAKDAAAPAPVKKAAAK; from the coding sequence ATGAAGATAGACCTCACCGACACCACGGCCAGCAAGATCAACAAGGCGCTCGTGCAGGGCCGGCGCGCCATCGGCACGCCCGCCGTCGGCATGGTCCTCACCCTGGTCATCGTCACCGACGAGGAGAACGCCTACGACGCCCTGAAGGCCGCCAACGACGCCTCGCGCGAGCACCCCTCGCGCACCCTCGTCGTCATCAGGCGCGTCTCGCGCACCCCCCGGGACCGCACGCAGTCCCGCCTCGACGCCGAGGTGCGGGTGGGCGCGGACGCGGGCACCGGCGAGACCGTCATCCTGCGGCTGTACGGCGATGTGGCCGACCACGCCCAGTCGGTGGTGCTGCCGCTGCTGCTGCCGGACGCCCCCGTGGTCGTCTGGTGGCCGGTCAACGCGCCTCTCGACCCGGCGAACGACCCGCTCGGCGCGCTGGCCCAGCGCCGGGTCACCGACACCTATGCCGCCGAGCAGCCGGTCCGGGAGCTGTCCGCCCGCGCCGACACCTACACGCCCGGCGACACCGACCTGTCGTGGACCCGCATCACGCCCTGGCGCTCGATGCTGGCGGCGGCCCTCGACCAGGTCGTCTGCGAGGTCAGGGGCGTCGAGGTGGAGGGCGAGGAGTTCAACCCGAGCTGCGAGCTGCTGGCGATGTGGCTCGCGGACCGGCTGGACGTCCCCGTCCGGCGCTCGCTGTCCGCGGGGCCGGGTCTCACGGCGGTCCGCATGGACACCGACTGCGGCCCGATCACCCTCGACCGCGCCGACGGCTCGCTGGCCACGCTGTCCATCCAGGGCCAGCCGGACCGGGCGGTGGCGCTGAAGCGGCGGGAGACGGCCGAGCTGATCGCGGAGGAGCTGCGGCGGCTCGATCCGGACGACACGTACGCGTCGGCGCTGCGGTACGGGGTGGACCGGCTGAACGCCTCGATGTCGGCAGCGGTCGCCCTTGAGGAGCCGCCGGCCAAAGGAGAAGCCGAAGGACACGGCGACGGAGACGTCGTCGGCGACCGAGCGGCAGCGATCCCGGCTCCCGTCGAAACCGCTGCGAAAGCACCCGCGAAGGACGCGGCGGCGCCGGCACCGGTGAAGAAGGCGGCGGCGAAGTGA
- a CDS encoding carbohydrate ABC transporter permease, which translates to MNAVRRGLGNSLVQAFLVVVGLVWLTPLAGLFLSSLRSAEDTAKGGWWTVFTSPGQLSFDNYSALLQNAGITQAFWNTVLISVPTTVLVVAVAALAGYAFAWLDFPFREPLFLLVVALLVVPVQIGLLPVAKLFGQLGLFGTIPGVVLFHVAYGLPFAVFLLRNYFAEMPKEMLEAARMDGGSEWRIFTRLVLPVGRPAIASLAIFQFLWVWNDMLVALLFADSASQPLTVELQSQIRQFGSNIDVLAPGAFVSLIVPVVVFFAFQRHFVQGVMAGSVK; encoded by the coding sequence ATGAACGCCGTCCGACGAGGCCTGGGCAACAGCCTGGTCCAGGCCTTCCTCGTGGTGGTGGGCCTGGTCTGGCTCACCCCGCTGGCCGGGCTGTTCCTGTCGTCGCTGCGGTCCGCCGAGGACACGGCGAAGGGCGGCTGGTGGACGGTGTTCACCAGCCCCGGCCAGCTGTCCTTCGACAACTACTCCGCGCTGCTTCAGAACGCGGGCATCACGCAGGCCTTCTGGAACACGGTCCTGATCTCGGTGCCGACGACGGTCCTGGTCGTCGCCGTGGCGGCTCTCGCCGGTTACGCCTTCGCGTGGCTGGACTTCCCGTTCCGTGAGCCGCTGTTCCTGCTGGTGGTCGCGCTGCTGGTGGTGCCGGTCCAGATCGGCCTGCTGCCGGTGGCCAAACTCTTCGGCCAGCTGGGCCTGTTCGGCACGATCCCGGGCGTGGTGCTCTTCCACGTCGCCTACGGACTTCCGTTCGCCGTCTTCCTGCTGCGCAACTACTTCGCCGAGATGCCGAAGGAGATGCTGGAGGCGGCCCGGATGGACGGCGGCAGCGAGTGGCGCATCTTCACCCGCCTGGTCCTGCCGGTGGGCCGCCCGGCCATCGCCAGCCTCGCCATCTTCCAGTTCCTGTGGGTCTGGAACGACATGCTGGTGGCCCTGCTCTTCGCGGACAGCGCCTCGCAGCCGCTCACGGTTGAACTCCAGTCGCAGATACGCCAGTTCGGCAGCAACATCGACGTCCTGGCCCCCGGCGCCTTCGTGTCACTGATCGTGCCGGTGGTGGTGTTCTTCGCGTTCCAGCGGCATTTTGTGCAGGGCGTGATGGCGGGGTCGGTGAAGTAG
- the tal gene encoding transaldolase, producing MTDALKRLSDEGVAIWLDDLSRKRITSGNLAELIDQQHVVGVTTNPTIFQKAISSGDGYEQQLTDLAARKVTVEEAVRMITTADVRDAADILRPVFDATGGKDGRVSIEVDPRLAHNTRATVAEARQLAWLVDRPNTLIKIPATKAGLPAITETIGNGISVNVTLIFSLERYREVMDAYLSGLEKAKEKGLDLSLIHSVASFFVSRVDTEIDKRIDALGTDEAKALRGKSAVANARLAYQAYEEVFGSDRWSTLENAGANKQRPLWASTGVKDKAYKDTMYVDDLVAPNTVNTMPEATLLATEDHGQITGDTVAGTYEQARADLDAVEQLGIKYDDVVLLLEDEGVEKFEASWNDLLASTEAELKRLAPSEG from the coding sequence ATGACAGACGCACTGAAGCGCCTCTCCGATGAAGGCGTCGCGATCTGGCTGGACGACCTGTCCCGCAAGCGGATCACGTCCGGCAACCTCGCCGAGCTGATCGACCAGCAGCACGTCGTGGGCGTCACCACCAACCCGACGATCTTCCAGAAGGCGATCAGCAGCGGCGACGGGTACGAGCAGCAGCTCACCGACCTCGCCGCCCGCAAGGTCACCGTCGAGGAGGCCGTGCGCATGATCACCACGGCGGACGTCCGGGACGCCGCCGACATCCTGCGCCCGGTCTTCGACGCGACGGGCGGCAAGGACGGCCGGGTGTCGATCGAGGTCGACCCGCGCCTGGCGCACAACACCCGCGCGACCGTCGCCGAGGCCCGCCAGCTGGCCTGGCTGGTGGACCGGCCCAACACCCTGATCAAGATCCCGGCCACCAAGGCGGGCCTGCCGGCGATCACCGAGACGATCGGCAACGGCATCAGCGTCAACGTCACGCTGATCTTCTCGCTGGAGCGCTACCGCGAGGTCATGGACGCCTACCTCTCCGGCCTGGAGAAGGCGAAGGAGAAGGGCCTGGACCTCTCCCTCATCCACTCGGTGGCGTCCTTCTTCGTGTCCCGCGTGGACACCGAGATCGACAAGCGGATCGACGCGCTCGGCACCGACGAGGCCAAGGCGCTGCGCGGCAAGTCCGCCGTCGCCAACGCGCGGCTCGCCTACCAGGCGTACGAGGAGGTCTTCGGCTCCGACCGCTGGAGCACGCTGGAGAACGCGGGCGCCAACAAGCAGCGTCCGCTGTGGGCGTCGACCGGTGTGAAGGACAAGGCGTACAAGGACACCATGTACGTCGACGACCTGGTCGCCCCGAACACCGTCAACACCATGCCCGAGGCCACCCTGCTGGCCACCGAGGACCACGGGCAGATCACCGGCGACACCGTCGCCGGGACGTACGAGCAGGCCCGGGCCGACCTCGACGCGGTCGAGCAGCTCGGGATCAAGTACGACGACGTGGTCCTGCTTCTCGAAGACGAGGGCGTCGAGAAGTTCGAGGCGTCCTGGAACGACCTGCTGGCCTCGACCGAGGCCGAGCTGAAGCGACTCGCCCCTTCGGAGGGCTGA
- the tkt gene encoding transketolase, which translates to MSTKPTTTDLEWTELDQRAVDTARVLAADAVQKVGNGHPGTAMSLAPAAYTLFQKVMRHDPADADWVGRDRFVLSAGHSSLTLYTQLYLAGFGLELDDLKAFRTWGSKTPGHPEYGHTVGVETTTGPLGQGVANAVGMAMAARYERGLFDPDAAQGESPFDHFVYCIAGDGCLQEGISSEASSLAGHQKLGNLVLLWDDNHISIEGDTETAVSEDTVKRYEAYGWHVQRIAPKPDGDLDPHAIYNAIEAAKKVTDKPSFIAMRSIIAWPAPNAQNTEAAHGSALGDDEVAATKRVLGFDPEQTFEVSDEVIGHTRQALDRGRQAKAEWEKSFQEWRDNNPERAAEFDRVAKGELPTGWEEKIPVFEAGKGLATRAASGKVLQALGAVIPELWGGSADLAGSNNTTIDKTSSFLPADNPLPEANPYGRTIHFGIREHAMAAEMNGIALHGNTRIYGGTFLVFSDYMRNAVRLSALMHLPVTYVWTHDSIGLGEDGPTHQPVEHLASLRAIPGLNVVRPADANETAIAWREILKRYTKEFGKGAPHGLALTRQGVPTYEPNEDAARGGYVMFEAEGGEAQVVLIATGSEVHVAVEARERLQADGVPTRVVSMPSVEWFEEQDQGYRDSVLPPSVKARVAVEAGIGLTWHKYVGDAGRIVSLEHFGASADGKVLFREFGFTAENVAAAARESLAATQR; encoded by the coding sequence GTGAGCACCAAGCCGACCACCACAGACCTCGAGTGGACCGAGCTGGACCAGCGGGCCGTCGACACCGCCCGCGTCCTGGCCGCCGATGCCGTACAGAAGGTCGGCAACGGCCATCCCGGTACGGCGATGAGCCTGGCGCCGGCCGCCTACACCCTCTTCCAGAAGGTGATGCGGCACGACCCGGCGGACGCCGACTGGGTCGGGCGGGATCGTTTCGTCCTGTCCGCCGGCCACTCGTCCCTGACCCTCTACACCCAGCTGTACCTGGCCGGCTTCGGTCTGGAGCTGGACGATCTGAAGGCCTTCCGGACGTGGGGGTCGAAGACCCCGGGTCACCCCGAGTACGGCCACACCGTGGGCGTCGAGACCACCACCGGCCCGCTCGGCCAGGGTGTCGCCAACGCGGTCGGCATGGCGATGGCGGCCCGCTACGAGCGCGGTCTGTTCGACCCGGACGCGGCCCAGGGCGAGTCCCCGTTCGACCACTTCGTCTACTGCATCGCCGGTGACGGCTGCCTCCAGGAGGGCATCTCCTCCGAGGCCTCCTCCCTCGCCGGCCACCAGAAGCTCGGCAACCTGGTCCTGCTGTGGGACGACAACCACATCTCGATCGAGGGCGACACCGAGACGGCCGTCTCCGAGGACACCGTCAAGCGGTACGAGGCCTACGGCTGGCACGTGCAGCGGATCGCCCCGAAGCCGGACGGCGACCTGGACCCGCACGCCATCTACAACGCGATCGAGGCCGCGAAGAAGGTGACGGACAAGCCGTCCTTCATCGCGATGCGCTCGATCATCGCCTGGCCCGCCCCGAACGCCCAGAACACCGAGGCCGCGCACGGCTCGGCGCTCGGCGACGACGAGGTCGCTGCCACCAAGCGCGTCCTCGGCTTCGACCCGGAGCAGACCTTCGAGGTCTCCGACGAGGTCATCGGCCACACCCGGCAGGCCCTGGACCGGGGCCGGCAGGCGAAGGCCGAGTGGGAGAAGTCGTTCCAGGAGTGGCGCGACAACAACCCGGAGCGCGCCGCCGAGTTCGACCGCGTCGCCAAGGGTGAGCTGCCCACCGGCTGGGAGGAGAAGATCCCGGTCTTCGAGGCGGGCAAGGGCCTCGCGACGCGTGCCGCGTCCGGCAAGGTGCTCCAGGCGCTCGGCGCGGTGATCCCCGAGCTGTGGGGCGGCTCCGCCGACCTGGCCGGCTCGAACAACACGACGATCGACAAGACGTCGTCGTTCCTCCCGGCGGACAACCCGCTGCCGGAGGCGAACCCGTACGGCCGCACGATCCACTTCGGCATCCGCGAGCACGCCATGGCCGCGGAGATGAACGGCATCGCGCTGCACGGCAACACCCGTATCTACGGCGGCACGTTCCTCGTCTTCTCCGACTACATGCGCAACGCGGTGCGGCTGTCGGCGCTGATGCACCTGCCGGTGACGTACGTGTGGACGCACGACTCCATCGGTCTCGGTGAGGACGGCCCGACGCACCAGCCGGTCGAGCACCTGGCGTCGCTGCGCGCGATCCCGGGTCTGAACGTGGTCCGCCCGGCGGACGCCAACGAGACCGCGATCGCCTGGCGCGAGATCCTCAAGCGGTACACCAAGGAGTTCGGCAAGGGCGCCCCGCACGGCCTCGCGCTGACCCGCCAGGGCGTGCCGACGTACGAGCCCAACGAGGATGCCGCGCGCGGCGGTTACGTGATGTTCGAGGCCGAGGGCGGCGAGGCGCAGGTCGTGCTGATCGCCACCGGTTCCGAGGTGCACGTGGCCGTCGAGGCGCGTGAGCGGCTCCAGGCCGACGGCGTGCCCACGCGCGTGGTGTCGATGCCGTCCGTGGAGTGGTTCGAGGAGCAGGACCAGGGGTACCGGGACAGCGTGCTGCCGCCGTCGGTGAAGGCTCGTGTCGCGGTCGAGGCGGGGATCGGCCTGACCTGGCACAAGTACGTCGGGGACGCCGGTCGCATCGTTTCCCTGGAGCACTTCGGTGCTTCGGCCGACGGCAAGGTCCTTTTCCGCGAGTTCGGCTTCACTGCCGAGAACGTGGCCGCGGCGGCCCGGGAATCACTCGCCGCCACCCAGCGCTGA
- the pgl gene encoding 6-phosphogluconolactonase, translating to MSTPQLVVHRDKELMAQAAAARLITKIVDAQASRGTASVVLTGGRNGNGLLAALAAAPARDAIDWAHLDLWWGDERFLPEGDPDRNVTQAREALLDSVPLDPKRVHAMPASDGPYGSDVEAAAAAYAEELAGAAVPENHAPVPTFDVLMLGVGPDTHVASLFPELPAVRETERTVVGVHGAPKPPPTRITLTLPAIRAAREVWLLAAGEDKANAAAMALSGAGEIQAPAAGAQGRARTLWLLDAAAASQLPRSLYPPASP from the coding sequence GTGAGCACTCCCCAACTGGTCGTCCACCGCGACAAGGAACTGATGGCGCAGGCCGCCGCGGCCCGGCTGATCACCAAGATCGTGGACGCCCAGGCCTCGCGCGGCACCGCGTCCGTCGTCCTCACCGGCGGCCGCAACGGCAACGGCCTGCTGGCCGCGCTGGCCGCCGCGCCCGCCCGGGACGCCATCGACTGGGCGCACCTCGACCTGTGGTGGGGCGACGAGCGCTTCCTGCCCGAGGGCGACCCGGACCGCAATGTCACCCAGGCCCGCGAGGCGCTCCTCGACTCCGTCCCGCTGGACCCGAAGCGCGTGCACGCCATGCCCGCGTCGGACGGCCCGTACGGCTCGGACGTGGAGGCGGCGGCGGCCGCCTACGCCGAGGAACTGGCCGGGGCGGCGGTCCCGGAGAACCACGCCCCGGTGCCCACGTTCGACGTCCTGATGCTGGGCGTCGGACCGGACACCCACGTGGCGTCCCTGTTCCCGGAGCTCCCCGCGGTACGGGAGACGGAGCGCACGGTGGTCGGCGTCCACGGCGCCCCCAAGCCACCGCCGACCCGCATCACCCTCACCCTCCCGGCGATCCGGGCGGCCCGTGAGGTGTGGCTGCTGGCGGCGGGCGAGGACAAGGCGAACGCCGCGGCCATGGCCCTCTCGGGCGCCGGCGAGATCCAGGCCCCCGCGGCGGGCGCCCAAGGCCGCGCCCGCACCCTGTGGCTCCTGGACGCGGCAGCGGCGTCCCAACTCCCCAGGTCCCTGTACCCACCGGCTTCGCCGTGA
- a CDS encoding amidohydrolase family protein, translating to MIETPSLVDQYCHGVLRTELGLGTFEAQLARTEGPPAPGTTLFDTQTGFAVRRWCPPLLGLEPHCPPARYLARRRELGVLEAARRLLRGSGITTYLIDTGLPGDLTGPAEMASTATAEAREIVRLELLAEQVADTSGTVESFLANLAESVHGAAANAVAFTSVAGVRHGLALAPEPPGPGEVRGAAGRWLADRRVGGELSDPVLLRHLLWIAVASGLPLQLHAGLGEPGLRIDRTDPVLLTDFVRATAGMGTDLVLLHGYPYHRHAAHLAGVFPHVYADSGAALVRTGARAATVLAEILELAPFGKILFSSGAQGLPELHVVGARLFREALARVLGTWVAEGAWSLADAQRVAGLIAAGNARRVYGLA from the coding sequence ATGATCGAAACGCCGTCCCTCGTGGACCAGTACTGCCACGGCGTTCTGAGAACGGAGCTGGGCCTCGGCACCTTCGAGGCCCAGCTGGCCCGCACCGAGGGCCCGCCCGCACCCGGCACCACCCTCTTCGACACCCAGACCGGCTTCGCGGTACGCCGCTGGTGCCCGCCACTGCTCGGCCTGGAACCGCACTGCCCGCCCGCCCGCTATCTCGCCCGGCGCCGCGAACTCGGCGTACTGGAGGCGGCCCGCCGGCTGCTGCGCGGCAGTGGCATCACGACGTATCTCATCGACACCGGGCTCCCCGGCGACCTCACCGGACCCGCCGAGATGGCCTCGACCGCGACCGCCGAGGCCCGTGAGATCGTCCGCCTGGAGCTGCTGGCCGAACAGGTCGCCGACACCTCGGGCACGGTCGAGTCGTTCCTGGCGAACCTCGCCGAGTCGGTGCACGGGGCCGCCGCGAACGCCGTCGCCTTCACCTCGGTCGCGGGCGTCCGGCACGGCCTCGCGCTCGCGCCCGAGCCGCCGGGTCCGGGTGAGGTGCGGGGCGCGGCGGGCCGCTGGCTGGCCGATCGCCGGGTCGGCGGCGAGCTGAGCGACCCGGTGCTGCTGCGGCACCTGCTGTGGATCGCGGTCGCCTCCGGCCTGCCCCTGCAACTGCACGCCGGGCTCGGCGAACCGGGCCTGCGCATCGACCGCACGGACCCGGTGCTGCTCACGGACTTCGTCCGCGCGACGGCCGGCATGGGCACCGACCTGGTCCTCCTGCACGGCTACCCGTACCACCGCCACGCCGCCCACCTCGCCGGCGTCTTCCCGCACGTCTACGCGGACTCCGGCGCCGCCCTGGTCCGCACCGGCGCCCGCGCCGCCACCGTCCTCGCCGAGATCCTGGAACTGGCCCCCTTCGGCAAGATCCTCTTCTCCAGCGGCGCCCAGGGCCTGCCCGAACTGCACGTCGTGGGCGCCCGCCTGTTCCGCGAGGCGCTGGCCCGCGTCCTGGGCACCTGGGTGGCGGAGGGCGCCTGGTCCCTGGCGGACGCCCAGCGGGTCGCGGGCCTGATCGCGGCGGGGAACGCACGCCGGGTGTACGGGCTGGCGTGA
- a CDS encoding heme o synthase: MSLSGVCVTAVESRPAGIIGTSQSPSRRPIGARVKGFVALTKPRIIELLLITTVPVMFLAEQGVPDLGLVLVTCLAGYLSAGGANALNMYIDRDIDALMDRTSQRPLVTGMVSPRECLAFGITLAIASTLLFGLAVNWLSAWLALGALLFYVVVYTMILKRRTSQNIVWGGIAGCMPVLIGWTAVTNSLSWAPLILFMVIFFWTPPHYWPLSMKVKDDYARVGVPMLPVVASNKVVAKQIVIYSWVMVAVSLLLTPLGYTGWFYTLVALVAGGWWLWEAHALQNRARAEVTGVKLKEMRLFHWSITYVSLLFVAVAVDPFLR; encoded by the coding sequence ATGTCTCTGTCAGGGGTGTGCGTGACGGCCGTTGAATCCCGTCCAGCGGGGATTATCGGGACGAGCCAGAGCCCGAGCCGGCGGCCGATCGGGGCCCGGGTCAAGGGGTTCGTGGCGCTGACCAAGCCGCGAATCATCGAGCTGCTGCTGATCACCACCGTGCCGGTGATGTTCCTCGCCGAGCAGGGCGTGCCCGACCTCGGCCTCGTGCTCGTCACCTGCCTCGCCGGGTACCTCTCGGCGGGCGGCGCCAACGCGCTCAACATGTACATCGACCGTGACATCGACGCGCTGATGGACCGCACCTCGCAGCGTCCCCTGGTCACGGGCATGGTCAGCCCGCGCGAGTGCCTCGCCTTCGGCATCACCCTGGCGATCGCCTCCACCCTGTTGTTCGGCCTCGCCGTCAACTGGCTGTCGGCCTGGCTCGCCCTCGGAGCGCTCCTCTTCTACGTCGTCGTCTACACGATGATCCTCAAGCGCCGCACCTCGCAGAACATCGTCTGGGGCGGCATCGCGGGCTGTATGCCGGTGCTGATCGGCTGGACGGCCGTGACGAACTCGCTGTCCTGGGCGCCGCTCATCCTCTTCATGGTCATCTTCTTCTGGACGCCGCCGCACTACTGGCCGCTGTCCATGAAGGTGAAGGACGACTACGCGCGCGTCGGCGTGCCGATGCTGCCGGTCGTCGCGTCCAACAAGGTCGTCGCCAAGCAGATCGTGATCTACAGCTGGGTGATGGTCGCCGTCTCGCTGCTGCTGACCCCGCTCGGCTACACCGGCTGGTTCTACACCCTGGTCGCGCTGGTGGCCGGCGGCTGGTGGCTGTGGGAGGCGCACGCGCTGCAGAACCGGGCGAGGGCCGAGGTGACGGGCGTGAAGCTGAAGGAGATGCGGCTGTTCCACTGGTCGATCACCTATGTGTCGCTGCTGTTCGTCGCCGTGGCCGTGGACCCCTTCCTGCGCTAG